The Lates calcarifer isolate ASB-BC8 linkage group LG14, TLL_Latcal_v3, whole genome shotgun sequence genome has a segment encoding these proteins:
- the LOC108891180 gene encoding galactose-specific lectin nattectin isoform X1 gives MCIFCVYWQHVCPQFLVLWQDGKVIILNISFTMKMLAVSLLVGAMIALTASTEAPPEAEPTVPEEEPGTELSVQEEDEPGTNSTAEENAADKVPRDAEKGEHHAVKRSTYCPCGWSLCGLRCFRYISGRANWVTAQRVCQRLGGSLASLHSVYEERWVQRLTGNQVAWIGGSDAQREGYWFWIDGTRFNYANWCRGEPNNLHRQHCLRMNWGARNCWDDGHCHVRHGFVCARRR, from the exons atgtgtattttctgtgtgtattgGCAGCATGTGTGTCCTCAGTTCCTGGTTTTGTGGCAGGATGGCAAG GTCATCATCCTAAACATCAGCTTCACCATGAAGATGCTGGCTGTGTCTCTCCTTGTTGGTGCCATGATAGCACTGACTGCAAGTACTGAAG CTCCGCCAGAAGCAGAACCAACAGTTCCAGAGG AGGAACCTGGAACTGAACTGTCAGTTCAGGAAG AAGACGAACCTGGGACAAACTCAACAGCTGAAGAAA ATGCAGCGGACAAAGTTCCAAGAGATGCAGAGAAAG GAGAACATCATGCTGTCAAGAGGTCCACGTATTGTCCCTGTGGTTGGTCTCTGTGCGGACTTCGCTGTTTCCGCTATATTTCAGGAAGAGCGAACTGGGTTACAGCTCAG AGAGTCTGTCAGAGACTGGGTGGGAGCTTAGCATCTCTGCACAGTGTGTATGAGGAACGTTGGGTTCAGCGTTTGACAGGCAACCAAGTAGCGTGGATCGGCGGCTCTGATGCACAACGG GAGGGTTATTGGTTTTGGATTGATGGCACACGTTTCAACTATGCCAACTGGTGTCGTGGGGAGCCTAATAACTTGCATAGACAGCACTGCTTACGAATGAACTGGGGAG CTAGAAACTGCTGGGATGATGGGCACTGCCACGTCCGCCATGGATTTGTTTGTGCCAGGAGACGCTGA
- the LOC108891180 gene encoding galactose-specific lectin nattectin isoform X3, whose translation MKMLAVSLLVGAMIALTASTEAPPEAEPTVPEEEPGTELSVQEEDEPGTNSTAEENAADKVPRDAEKGEHHAVKRSTYCPCGWSLCGLRCFRYISGRANWVTAQRVCQRLGGSLASLHSVYEERWVQRLTGNQVAWIGGSDAQREGYWFWIDGTRFNYANWCRGEPNNLHRQHCLRMNWGARNCWDDGHCHVRHGFVCARRR comes from the exons ATGAAGATGCTGGCTGTGTCTCTCCTTGTTGGTGCCATGATAGCACTGACTGCAAGTACTGAAG CTCCGCCAGAAGCAGAACCAACAGTTCCAGAGG AGGAACCTGGAACTGAACTGTCAGTTCAGGAAG AAGACGAACCTGGGACAAACTCAACAGCTGAAGAAA ATGCAGCGGACAAAGTTCCAAGAGATGCAGAGAAAG GAGAACATCATGCTGTCAAGAGGTCCACGTATTGTCCCTGTGGTTGGTCTCTGTGCGGACTTCGCTGTTTCCGCTATATTTCAGGAAGAGCGAACTGGGTTACAGCTCAG AGAGTCTGTCAGAGACTGGGTGGGAGCTTAGCATCTCTGCACAGTGTGTATGAGGAACGTTGGGTTCAGCGTTTGACAGGCAACCAAGTAGCGTGGATCGGCGGCTCTGATGCACAACGG GAGGGTTATTGGTTTTGGATTGATGGCACACGTTTCAACTATGCCAACTGGTGTCGTGGGGAGCCTAATAACTTGCATAGACAGCACTGCTTACGAATGAACTGGGGAG CTAGAAACTGCTGGGATGATGGGCACTGCCACGTCCGCCATGGATTTGTTTGTGCCAGGAGACGCTGA
- the LOC108891181 gene encoding LOW QUALITY PROTEIN: E3 ubiquitin-protein ligase TRIM21 (The sequence of the model RefSeq protein was modified relative to this genomic sequence to represent the inferred CDS: deleted 1 base in 1 codon), translated as MSLQVCHCCGWSKVTSYQGLRVHQGKMGCTPKGMRIPENEQFRVNSYMPQFTFMRPTIKIEEPVMDIFTSSLRPDSTSDMSLQVCHCGWSEFTTKHVLRIHQMSCRPKAISIPESEKKDSRPVNSTLVKTENGPNLFAQPNLKVNEAAVIGMIKSFIENQQHSAQMNANVDTSHRALDFNTGTQPVMPVSQTFTTQTYPAITEVTVEETNKPFFETPQRSHQSNTNSDKARRVLDFSTGAQQVEHMSWRPPTTTAQDIAVLLKEKEMKREKEREMEREREKEREKEREAQKLLKAKQDRKRAELQLKIQIREHKLGEVRSSVKGCKGSLDAEWLEINNAFTKVMKVVEDAWLKALQPLEERRRKVKREAQDLVEKLEREVDKLKDVQVSLDESRDWKNLSLDTSFSFGSLRTTTSTMMEQICLELEKLSSVELRRIPTFAVDVKLDPATAHQCLLLSDDGKKVKDGGKNQRVPDSPKRFDMFGSILGLNSLTSGKSYWEVDVSNKTGWDLGVARGDANRKGKLLLNPDNGYWVTVHYEDKQYAALTAPPVSLSLRKKAKKVGVFVDYEEGLVSFYDVTTQSHIYSFTGCSFGGEIFPYFSPHLQQNGKNSDPLIILPVKRQ; from the exons ATGAGCCTCCAGGTTTGTCACTGCTGTGGCTGGTCCAAAGTGACCAGCTACCAGGGCCTGAGAGTTCACCAGGGGAAGATGGGATGTACACCAAAGGGGATGAGGATCCCTGAGAACGAACAATTCAGAGTTAACAGTTACATGCCTCAATTTACATTCATGAGACCTACAATCAAAATAGAGGAGCCTGTGATGGATATCTTCACCTCTTCTCTGAGGCCTG ACTCCACATCAGACATGAGCCTCCAGGTTTGCCACTGTGGTTGGTCTGAATTTACGACTAAGCACGTCCTGAGAATTCATCAGATGAGCTGCAGGCCGAAGGCAATTAGCATCccagagagtgaaaaaaaggaCAGCAGACCAGTGAACAGCACTTTAGTCAAGACAGAG AATGGGCCAAACCTCTTCGCTCAACCAAACCTTAAAGTCAATGAAGCTGCAGTGATAGGGATGATCAAATCAT TCATTGAAAATCAGCAGCACTCtgcacaaatgaatgctaacGTGGACACAAGTCATCGAGCACTTGATTTCAACACTGGTACACAG CCTGTCATGCCGGTGTCACAGACCTTCACCACCCAAACGTATCCTGCTATTACAGAGGTCACAGTGGAGGAGACGAACAAACCAT TCTTTGAGACTCCTCAGCGCTCTCACCAATCCAACACCAACTCGGACAAAGCTCGTCGAGTGCTTGATTTCTCCACTGGTGCACAGCAG GTGGAACATATGAGCTGGAGGCCTCCGACAACCACAGCTCAGGATATAGCAGTCCTtctgaaggagaaagaaatgaagagagagaaggagagagagatggagagagaaagagagaaagagagggagaaagaaagggaggctCAAAAACTACTAAAG GCAAAACAAGACCGGAAGAGGGCTGAGTTACAGCTGAAAATTCAAATCAGGGAGCACAAGTTGGGTGAAGTCAGATCATCCGTAAAAGGCTGCAAG GGCAGCTTGGATGCAGAGTGGCTGGAGATCAACAATGCGTTCACC AAGGTGATGAAAGTTGTGGAGGATGCTTGGCTCAAAGCTCTTCAACCTCTAGAGGAGAG GAGACgaaaagtaaagagagaagCACAAGATCTGGTTGAGAAGCTGGAAAGAGAAGTTGATAAACTCAAA GATGTGCAG GTTTCTCTAGATGAATCTAGAGATTGGAAAAATCTAAGTCTTGACACTTCATTCTCCTTCGGTTCCCTGAGAACCACAACTTCAACCATGATGGAACAAATTTGCCTGGAACTTGAAAAACTCTCTTCTGTTG AACTCAGGAGAATTCCCACATTTGCAG TGGATGTGAAGCTGGACCCTGCTACTGCACATCAATGCCTGCTTCTCTCTGATGATGGGAAGAAagtgaaagatggaggaaagaaCCAGAGAGTTCCTGACAGTCCAAAAAGGTTTGACATGTTTGGCAGCATTCTAGGGCTCAACAGCTTGACCTCTGGGAAATCATACTGGGAAGTGGACGTCAGCAACAAGACCGGGTGGGATCTGGGTGTGGCAAGAGGTGACGCAAACCGCAAGGGCAAACTCCTTCTGAACCCAGACAATGGTTACTGGGTGACTGTACATTATGAAGACAAACAATACGCAGCCCTGACAGCTCCACCTGTCAGCCTCTCCCTGAGAAAGAAAGCTAAGAAGGTGGGGGTGTTTGTGGATTACGAGGAAGGGCTTGTCTCTTTCTACGATGTGACGACTCAGTCTCACATCTACTCGTTTACTGGGTGTTCATTCGGTGGCGAGATCTTCCCATATTTCAGCCCACATCTCCAGCAAAATGGGAAAAACTCAGATCCCCTGATTATCTTGCCTGTGAAAAGGCAGTAG
- the LOC108891177 gene encoding complement C1q-like protein 3, which translates to MLSFMSLLILLCCELNSGQFENDSQSEPLCPDSHDLQKEYDAMKKKMEALEKMLKDSQTRLINNENTRTELKNEASMQVIFSAAAGGGSSIGPFDTDTTLIYETVITNIGSAYNKTTGVFTAPVAGVYYFSIFYHAGGEHEGKLLLYKNTQLVAMAFDQRSDSDTADNGGNAVFLQLQRGDQVYVHMAPNSHVWRNYKHTTFSGFLVTQM; encoded by the exons ATGCTTAGTTTTATGAGTCTGTTGATTCTTCTCTGCTGCGAACTGAATTCAGGCCAGTTTGAGAATGACTCACAAAGCGAACCTCTGTGCCCCGATTCCCACGATCTTCAGAAAGAGTATGAtgccatgaaaaaaaagatggaagcCTTGGAGAAAATGCTGAAAGACAGTCAAACCAGGTTAATCAACAACGAAAACACGAGAACAGAGCTGAAAAATGAAG CCAGCATGCAGGTGAtattcagtgcagcagcaggaggaggtagCTCGATCGGACCTTTCGACACAGACACAACTTTAATCTATGAAACAGTTATTACAAACATTGGCAGTGCTTACAATAAAACCACAG GTGTCTTCACTGCACCTGTAGCAGGTGTTTATTACTTCAGCATCTTCTATCatgctggaggagaacatgaGGGAAAGCTGCTGTTGTACAAGAACACTCAGCTGGTGGCGATGGCCTTTGATCAACGATCAGACTCTGACACAGCTGATAACGGGGGAAACgcagtgtttctgcagctgcaacGAGGAGACCAGGTGTATGTTCACATGGCTCCAAACTCACATGTCTGGagaaactacaaacacacaactttcAGTGGGTTTTTAGTCAcgcaaatgtaa
- the LOC108891179 gene encoding complement C1q tumor necrosis factor-related protein 3 isoform X2 codes for MFLFICLFILLCCDLNLGQFETDSQSEPVCPDSCVLQKELDAMKEKLGAMENMLRDSQSQITELKNQASVKVIFSAAAGGTGTIGPFNTDTTLIYKTVITNIGNAYSQATGVFTAPVAGVYYFSIFYHAGGEHEGKLLLYKNNDLMVMTHDHKSDSDTADNGGNTVFLQLQRGDQVYVRLPANTHVWGYDHHTTFSGFLVTQM; via the exons atgtttctcttcatttgtttgttcattctTCTCTGCTGCGACCTGAATTTAGGCCAGTTTGAGACTGACTCACAAAGTGAACCTGTCTGCCCCGATTCCTGCGTTCTCCAGAAAGAGTTAGATGCcatgaaagaaaaactgggaGCCATGGAAAATATGCTGAGAGACAGTCAAAGCCAGATCACGGAGCTGAAAAATCAAG CCAGTGTGAAGGTGAtattcagtgcagcagcaggggGAACTGGAACCATTGGACccttcaacacagacacaactttAATCTACAAAACAGTTATTACAAACATTGGCAACGCTTACAGTCAAGCCACAG GTGTCTTCACTGCACCTGTAGCAGGTGTTTATTACTTCAGCATCTTCTACCatgctggaggagaacatgaGGGAAAGCTGCTGTTGTACAAGAACAATGACCTGATGGTGATGACCCATGATCACAAATCAGACTCTGACACAGCTGATAACGGGGGAAAcacagtgtttctgcagctgcagcgaGGAGACCAGGTGTATGTTCGGTtgcctgcaaacacacatgtcTGGGGATATGACCACCATACAACcttcagtgggtttttggtcacacaaatgtaa
- the LOC108891180 gene encoding galactose-specific lectin nattectin isoform X2 — MCIFCVYWQHVCPQFLVLWQDGKVIILNISFTMKMLAVSLLVGAMIALTASTEAPPEAEPTVPEEEPGTELSVQEDEPGTNSTAEENAADKVPRDAEKGEHHAVKRSTYCPCGWSLCGLRCFRYISGRANWVTAQRVCQRLGGSLASLHSVYEERWVQRLTGNQVAWIGGSDAQREGYWFWIDGTRFNYANWCRGEPNNLHRQHCLRMNWGARNCWDDGHCHVRHGFVCARRR, encoded by the exons atgtgtattttctgtgtgtattgGCAGCATGTGTGTCCTCAGTTCCTGGTTTTGTGGCAGGATGGCAAG GTCATCATCCTAAACATCAGCTTCACCATGAAGATGCTGGCTGTGTCTCTCCTTGTTGGTGCCATGATAGCACTGACTGCAAGTACTGAAG CTCCGCCAGAAGCAGAACCAACAGTTCCAGAGG AGGAACCTGGAACTGAACTGTCAGTTCAGGAAG ACGAACCTGGGACAAACTCAACAGCTGAAGAAA ATGCAGCGGACAAAGTTCCAAGAGATGCAGAGAAAG GAGAACATCATGCTGTCAAGAGGTCCACGTATTGTCCCTGTGGTTGGTCTCTGTGCGGACTTCGCTGTTTCCGCTATATTTCAGGAAGAGCGAACTGGGTTACAGCTCAG AGAGTCTGTCAGAGACTGGGTGGGAGCTTAGCATCTCTGCACAGTGTGTATGAGGAACGTTGGGTTCAGCGTTTGACAGGCAACCAAGTAGCGTGGATCGGCGGCTCTGATGCACAACGG GAGGGTTATTGGTTTTGGATTGATGGCACACGTTTCAACTATGCCAACTGGTGTCGTGGGGAGCCTAATAACTTGCATAGACAGCACTGCTTACGAATGAACTGGGGAG CTAGAAACTGCTGGGATGATGGGCACTGCCACGTCCGCCATGGATTTGTTTGTGCCAGGAGACGCTGA
- the LOC108891178 gene encoding cerebellin-2, translating into MNFNSCKLFALLFCGLTLAQIDTGATTDDAQLSSSSDTSTIMREFREKLQAMETRLEGSENQILELKTKESTKVIFSAEAGRGDASIGPFNTDTTVIYKKVITNIGNAYSQSTGIFAAPVAGVYYFSIFYHASGSHGSMLRLFKNSEEIVIAHDFQSDSDRADNGANAVFLQLQHGDQVYVQLAANSHIWGASHSTFSGYLVGQI; encoded by the exons ATGAATTTTAACAGTTGCAAATTGTTTGCATTGCTGTTCTGTGGCCTGACTTTGGCACAGATAGATACTGGAGCTACAACTGATGATGCACAGTTGTCCTCCTCTTCTGACACGTCAACTATCATGAGAGAATTCAGAGAAAAACTTCAAGCGATGGAAACCAGACTGGAAGGCAGTGAAAACCAGATTCTGGAACTGAAGACTAAAG AAAGCACCAAGGTGATATTCAGCGCAGaggcaggaagaggagatgCATCCATTGGACccttcaacacagacacaactgTAATCTACAAAAAAGTGATCACCAACATTGGTAATGCCTACAGTCAATCCACAG GTATCTTTGCTGCTCCTGTGGCAGgtgtttattattttagcaTCTTCTATCATGCTTCAGGATCACATGGATCGATGCTGCGactgtttaaaaacagtgaGGAGATTGTCATAGCACATGATTTCcagtcagacagtgacagagctgATAATGGAGCAAATGCAgtgttcctgcagctgcagcatggAGACCAGGTGTATGTGCAGTTGGCTGCAAACAGTCATATTTGGGGAGCTAGCCACAGTACTTTCAGTGGTTATTTGGTCGGTCAAATATGA
- the LOC108891179 gene encoding complement C1q tumor necrosis factor-related protein 3 isoform X1 has product MFLFICLFILLCCDLNLGQFETDSQSEPVCPDSCVLQKELDAMKEKLGAMENMLRDSQSQITELKNQASVKVIFSAAAGGTGTIGPFNTDTTLIYKTVITNIGNAYSQATGVFTAPVAGVYYFSIFYHAGGEHEGKLLLYKNNDLMVMTHDHKSDSDTADNGGNTVFLQLQQGDQVYVRLPANTHVWGHDHHTTFSGFLVTQM; this is encoded by the exons atgtttctcttcatttgtttgttcattctTCTCTGCTGCGACCTGAATTTAGGCCAGTTTGAGACTGACTCACAAAGTGAACCTGTCTGCCCCGATTCCTGCGTTCTCCAGAAAGAGTTAGATGCcatgaaagaaaaactgggaGCCATGGAAAATATGCTGAGAGACAGTCAAAGCCAGATCACGGAGCTGAAAAATCAAG CCAGTGTGAAGGTGAtattcagtgcagcagcaggggGAACTGGAACCATTGGACccttcaacacagacacaactttAATCTACAAAACAGTTATTACAAACATTGGCAACGCTTACAGTCAAGCCACAG GTGTCTTCACTGCACCTGTAGCAGGTGTTTATTACTTCAGCATCTTCTACCatgctggaggagaacatgaGGGAAAGCTGCTGTTGTACAAGAACAATGACCTGATGGTGATGACCCATGATCACAAATCAGACTCTGACACAGCTGATAACGGGGGAAAcacagtgtttctgcagctgcagcaagGAGACCAGGTGTATGTTCGGTtgcctgcaaacacacatgtcTGGGGACATGACCACCATACAACcttcagtgggtttttggtcacacaaatgtaa
- the LOC108891174 gene encoding calsequestrin-1, with protein QTFPTPFSQCFSVQLAAQVLDDLDDEDIGFGLVDEKKDSAVAKKLGLDEVESIYIFADNEIIEYDGELAADTLVEFIYDVIEDPVEIIDNERELKGFYNMDEVIKLVGYFKSERSAHFIEYDDAAEEFHPFVKFFATFDPKIAKKLKLKLNEVDFYEPFMEEPVTIPGKPYIESELVEYIEQHDRPTLRKLEPHSMYEIWEDDIDGEHIVAFAEEDDPDGFEFLEILKEVARENTDNPNLSIIWIDPDNFPLLVPYWEKTFGIDLRSPQIGVVDVEDADSVWMEMDDQDDMPTADELEQWIEDVLSGKIDPDDDDDDDDDDDDDDDDDDDDDDDDDDDDDDDDDDDDDDDDDDDDDDDDDDDDDDDDDDDDDDDDDDDDDDE; from the exons CAAACCTTCCCCACCCCTTTCTCTCAATGTTTCTCTGTCCAGCTTGCAGCCCAGGTTCTGGACGATCTTGATGATGAGGACATTGGATTCGGCCTGGTGGATGAAAAGAAGGACTCTGCTGTTGCCAAGAAGTTGG GTCTGGATGAGGTGGAGAGTATCTACATCTTTGCTGACAATGAAATAATTGAGTATGATGGAGAGCTGGCTGCTGACACCCTGGTTGAGTTCATCTATGAT GTGATTGAAGACCCAGTAGAGATCATTGACAATGAACGTGAGCTGAAGGGCTTCTACAACATGGATGAGGTCATCAAGCTGGTTGGCTATTTCAAGAGCGAGAGATCTGCTC ACTTCATTGAATATGATGATGCTGCTGAGGAGTTCCACCCCTTCGTCAAATTCTTTGCCACATTTGACCCCAAG ATTGCcaagaagctgaagctgaagctgaatgAAGTTGATTTCTATGAGCCATTCATGGAGGAGCCCGTCACCATTCCAGGAAAACCCTACATTGAGTCTGAGCTTGTTGAATACATTGAACAGCATGACAG GCCCACTCTGAGGAAACTTGAGCCTCACAGCATGTATGAGATCTGG GAGGATGACATTGATGGAGAGCACATTGTTGCCTTCGCTGAGGAAGATGACCCAG ACGGTTTTGAATTCCTGGAAATCCTGAAGGAGGTGGCGCGTGAGAACACTGATAACCCCAACCTCAGCATCATCTGGATTGACCCTGACAATTTCCCCCTG CTGGTTCCATACTGGGAGAAGACCTTCGGTATCGATCTCCGCTCTCCTCAGATTGGCGTAGTTGATGTTGAGGAT GCTGACAGCGTGTGGATGGAAATGGACGACCAGGATGACATGCCCACAGCTGATGAGCTGGAGCAGTGGATTGAGGACGTTCTGTCTGGAAAGATCGACCctgacgacgacgacgacgacgacgatgatgatgacgatgacgacgacgatgatgatgacgatgacgacgacgacgatgatgatgacgatgatgacgatgatgatgacgatgatgacgacgatgatgatgacgatgatgacgatgatgatgacgatgatgacgatgatgatgatgacgatgatgacgatgatgacgatgacgacgatgatgatgaataa